Proteins encoded in a region of the Triticum dicoccoides isolate Atlit2015 ecotype Zavitan chromosome 3A, WEW_v2.0, whole genome shotgun sequence genome:
- the LOC119267315 gene encoding uncharacterized protein LOC119267315, protein MELNGPPFGQPTPSTQVPTQDDFDDIDKLTLLSLEFTWSAEDDPMRPVILEEMKKIKSGKEPVEEVRKIEKNINAGSTISSLLELSVAEIPLDTCEVPIPSHPAEQDSKSPEEERPQIEEEILEDKEQDDPELEQQSDQVEDSSSITLEEAKEVDVIEDEEPEMHLPIIIQERDLAGLSNPLDDMLPYEIFVVTLHCVIPSIKLDLKNYLLGHDHTYTFGGIALIPDDDTYFPYASPMLNETYYSHTSLELNDKFHPHVSVDLADFYHPKHVLYSYAYVIGYSIDDLEGIIPTTCIVSLVECLFRFLLVHESIHVDQVRGDIPWDPGGLRAWG, encoded by the coding sequence ATGGAGTTAAATGGTCCTCCATTTGGTCAACCAACACCTTCAACACAAGTGCCCACACAAGATGATTTTGATGATATAGACAAGCTCACATTGCTTAGTCTCGAGTTCACTTGGAGTGCTGAAGATGATCCAATGAGGCCGGTGATActagaggaaatgaagaagatcaagagtgGAAAAGAGCCAGTGGAAGAAGTAAGGAAGATTGAGAAGAACATCAACGCTGGCAGTACTATCTCCTCCCTCCTTGAGCTGAGTGTTGCCGAGATTCCCCTTGATACATGTGAGGTTCCAATACCGTCACATCCAGCTGAGCAAGATAGTAAGAGTCCAGAGGAAGAAAGACCTCAGATTGAAGAAGAAATACTTGAAGACAAGGAACAAGATGATCCAGAGCTCGAACAACAAAGTGATCAAGTTGAAGACTCATCATCTATTACtcttgaagaagcaaaagaagtTGATGTGATTGAAGATGAAGAACCGGAAATGCATTTGCCCATCATCATACAGGAGCGTGATTTAGCAGGTTTATCCAATCCTCTTGATGACATGCTTCCTTATGAGATCTTTGTTGTTACTTTGCATTGCGTTATACCATCAATTAAGCTAGATTTGAAAAATTATTTGCTTGGACATGATCATACATACACTTTTGGTGGCATTGCTCTCATTCCCGATGATGACACTTATTTTCCTTATGCTAGTCCTATGCTTAATGAAACATATTATTCCCATACTAGTCTTGAGCTTAATGATAAATTTCATCCTCATGTTAGTGTCGACCTTGCTGATTTCTACCATCCTAAACATGTGCTTTATAGCTATGCTTATGTAATTGGATATTCGATTGATGACTTGGAGGGTATTATCCCTACCACTTGCATTGTCTCTTTGGTTGAGTGCCTTTTCAGGTTTTTGCTTGTGCACGAATCAATACATGTTGACCAGGTTCGAGGTGACATTCCTTGGGACCCTGGTGGACTCAGAGCATGGGgatga